One genomic region from Bubalus bubalis isolate 160015118507 breed Murrah chromosome 24, NDDB_SH_1, whole genome shotgun sequence encodes:
- the MICALL2 gene encoding MICAL-like protein 2 isoform X2 produces the protein MAAIKALQQWCRQQCEGYLDVSITDMTTSFRDGLAFCAILHRHRPDLINFDALRKENVYENNKLAFSVAEEQLGIPALLDAEDMVALKVPDRLSILTYVSQYYNYFQRGASAERTAGVKRPSSNASEEPSGKKAPTQPTQPAPVPARGQPLSPVSTNRTVQRKDGGTEGPPQKAGQAAGDSLSSSCGVCGQHVHLMQRHLADGRLYHRGCFRCKQCFGTLHSGAYRATGEPGVFVCSSHHPGTASASPTLPSLASRRYGAMSMDSETPGGLRKTREASGQRDVGPKARLPGWDPVAGSASARGSAPAATDPPAPASSRVLTGSPAAPRLLVGPAGGEARTHVTSSSLTVWPSPAGRPRPTGTPSALDPCPATPQGWATPRVSAPQTKLSSRPASPVPASTPAWTPSSSKTQQAREWFFQTPGAAPGPGPAAADAPSRDGRKEQALSFLRKTLPELGAPGRAPTTTTPAPSSHPRSEGPRASPPARASLPTSPQTLSSPARMGPPATPGVGSTSRASQEAKKGSAASSGAVGAGAGSRLKPEAPLAKGPGASPQGSPEDQPAGWRARLKPVEKSPADRAPEAKEPQVLGEPRAGDAAGKASGSSKGGIRITLNSVRVDRTPGMAGPGASLPAASASASPLRKLAVPASLDVSGDWLQLEPSRKEGPAQSQKEEEKGPPQGKPGRPPGPASVAALPAKSAASPVRLHPDDMPPEIQRQVQDIERQLDALELQGVELEKRLRAAEGDDSEDALMVDWFRLVHEKQLLLRLESELMYKARDQRLEEQQLDLEGELRRLMAKPEGLKSPQDRQREQDLLDQYVHTVNSRSDIIDFLDEDRLREQEEDEVLQSMIQKLDLQRSSEEQRKKPRFRLSSIWSPKSRSRTPE, from the exons GCCTTCAGTGTGGCGGAGGAGCAGCTGGGCATCCCGGCCCTGCTGGACGCTGAGGACATGGTGGCCCTGAAGGTGCCCGACCGGCTGAGCATCCTGACCTACGTGTCCCAGTACTACAACTACTTCCAGAGGGGTGCCTCCG CTGAGCGCACGGCCGGTGTCAAAAGGCCGTCGTCCAATGCCAGTGAGGAGCCGTCTGGAAAGAAGGCCCCGACCCAGCCCACCCAGCCCGCACCCGTCCCGGCCCGGGGACAGCCGCTGTCTCCAGTCAGCACAAACCGTACCGTCCAGCGGAAAGATGGGGGCACGGAGGGCCCCCCGCAGAAGGCT GGCCAGGCCGCGGGGGACTCCCTCAGCAGCAGCTGCGGCGTCTGCGGGCAGCACGTGCATCTCATGCAGCGCCACCTGGCGGACGGGAGGCTGTACCACCGCGGCTGCTTCAG ATGCAAGCAGTGCTTCGGCACACTGCACTCGGGGGCCTACAGGGCCACAGGAGAGCCCGGCGTCTTCGTCTGCTCCAGCCATCACCCCGGAACCGCCTCTGCCAGCCCCACGTTGCCCAGCCTGGCCTCCAGGCGGTATGGAGCCATGTCCATGGACTCAGAGACCCCTGGAGGCCTGAGGAAGACGCGGGAGGCAAGCGGACAGAGAGATGTGGGGCCAAAGGCCAGGCTGCCTGGCTGGGACCCCGTGGCGGGCAGTGCGTCTGCCAGAGGTTCTGCTCCAGCTGCAACCGACCCGCCGGCCCCCGCTTCATCCCGAGTCCTCACGGGGAGCCCAGCTGCACCCAGGCTCCTGGTGGGCCCTGCAGGGGGTGAAGCCAGAACTCATGTGACCAGCAGCTCCCTGACGGTATGGCCATCGCCAGCAGGCAGACCCCGGCCCACCGGGACCCCAAGTGCCCTGGATCCTTGCCCGGCCACACCACAAGGCTGGGCCACACCCCGAGTCTCAGCCCCTCAGACCAAGCTCAGTTCCAGGCCAGCGTCTCCAGTGCCAGCAAGCACCCCGGCCTGGACCCCATCATCCTCTAAGACCCAGCAGGCTCGGGAGTGGTTCTTCCAGACCCCCGGAGCTGCCCCAGGCCCTGGCCCGGCTGCTGCAGATGCGCCTTCCAGGGATGGCCGCAAGGAGCAGGCACTGAGCTTCCTCCGCAAAACCCTCCCGGAGCTCGGGGCGCCCGGCAG ggcccccaccaccaccacccccgctCCCAGCTCCCATCCCAGATCTGAGGGGCCCAGAGCCAGTCCGCCAGCCAGGGCGTCACTGCCCACATCCCCACAGACCCTCAGCTCCCCGGCGAGGATGGGGCCTCCCGCCACCCCGGGTGTGGGCAGCACCTCACGGGCATCCCAGGAGGCCAAGAAGGGCTCGGCTGCCTCCTCAGGGGCTGTCGGGGCCGGTGCTGGCTCCAGGCTGAAGCCGGAGGCCCCGCTGGCCAAGG GCCCAGGCGCCAGCCCCCAGGGCAGCCCGGAGGACCAGCCGGCGGGGTGGAGGGCCCGCCTGAAGCCCGTGGAGAAGAGCCCTGCAGACAG GGCCCCGGAGGCAAAGGAACCTCAGGTCCTGGGAGAGCCGAGGGCAGGTGATGCAGCCGGGAAGGCGTCCGGGAGCTCCAAGGGGGGCATCCGCATCACGCTGAACTCTGTGCGGGTGGACAGGACGCCAGGCATGGCCGGCCCCGGGGCCAGCCTCCCAG CCGCGTCTGCGTCTGCATCCCCTCTCAGGAAGCTGGCCGTCCCTGCCAGCTTGGATGTTTCTGGCGACTGGCTGCAGCTTGAACCGTCGAGGAAGGAAGGCCCTGCCCAGagccagaaggaggaggagaaaggtcCTCCACAAGGCAAACCAG ggAGGCCTCCAGGCCCGGCCAGCGTAGCTGCTCTGCCTGCCAAGTCGGCAGCCTCCCCAGTCAGG CTGCACCCCGACGACATGCCGCCTGAGATCCAGCGGCAAGTGCAGGACATTGAGAGGCAGCTGGATGCCCTGGAGCTCCAGGGCGTGGAGCTGGAGAAGCGTCTGCGAGCGGCTGAGGGGG ATGACTCAGAGGATGCCCTCATGGTGGACTGGTTCCGGCTCGTCCACGAGAAGCAGCTGCTGTTAAGGCTGGAGTCGGAGCTGATGTACAA GGCCAGGGACCAGCGCCTGGAGGAGCAGCAGCTGGACCTCGAAGGGGAGCTGCGCCGGCTGATGGCCAAGCCGG AGGGTCTGAAGTCCCCCCAGGACCGGCAGCGGGAGCAGGATCTGCTGGACCAGTACGTGCACACGGTCAACAGCCGCAGCGACATCATCGACTTCCTGGATGAGGACCGGCTTAG ggagcaggaggaggacgAGGTGCTGCAGAGCATGATCCAGAAGCTGG ATCTGCAGAGGAGCAGCGAGGAGCAGAGGAAGAAGCCCAGATTCCGCTTGTCCAGCATCTGGTCCCCCAAGAGCCGGAGCAGGACCCCCGAGTAG
- the MICALL2 gene encoding MICAL-like protein 2 isoform X4, which produces MCVRVRGMAFSVAEEQLGIPALLDAEDMVALKVPDRLSILTYVSQYYNYFQRGASAERTAGVKRPSSNASEEPSGKKAPTQPTQPAPVPARGQPLSPVSTNRTVQRKDGGTEGPPQKAGQAAGDSLSSSCGVCGQHVHLMQRHLADGRLYHRGCFRCKQCFGTLHSGAYRATGEPGVFVCSSHHPGTASASPTLPSLASRRYGAMSMDSETPGGLRKTREASGQRDVGPKARLPGWDPVAGSASARGSAPAATDPPAPASSRVLTGSPAAPRLLVGPAGGEARTHVTSSSLTVWPSPAGRPRPTGTPSALDPCPATPQGWATPRVSAPQTKLSSRPASPVPASTPAWTPSSSKTQQAREWFFQTPGAAPGPGPAAADAPSRDGRKEQALSFLRKTLPELGAPGRAGGPGSECQRAPTTTTPAPSSHPRSEGPRASPPARASLPTSPQTLSSPARMGPPATPGVGSTSRASQEAKKGSAASSGAVGAGAGSRLKPEAPLAKGPGASPQGSPEDQPAGWRARLKPVEKSPADRAPEAKEPQVLGEPRAGDAAGKASGSSKGGIRITLNSVRVDRTPGMAGPGASLPAASASASPLRKLAVPASLDVSGDWLQLEPSRKEGPAQSQKEEEKGPPQGKPGRPPGPASVAALPAKSAASPVRLHPDDMPPEIQRQVQDIERQLDALELQGVELEKRLRAAEGDDSEDALMVDWFRLVHEKQLLLRLESELMYKARDQRLEEQQLDLEGELRRLMAKPEGLKSPQDRQREQDLLDQYVHTVNSRSDIIDFLDEDRLREQEEDEVLQSMIQKLDLQRSSEEQRKKPRFRLSSIWSPKSRSRTPE; this is translated from the exons GCCTTCAGTGTGGCGGAGGAGCAGCTGGGCATCCCGGCCCTGCTGGACGCTGAGGACATGGTGGCCCTGAAGGTGCCCGACCGGCTGAGCATCCTGACCTACGTGTCCCAGTACTACAACTACTTCCAGAGGGGTGCCTCCG CTGAGCGCACGGCCGGTGTCAAAAGGCCGTCGTCCAATGCCAGTGAGGAGCCGTCTGGAAAGAAGGCCCCGACCCAGCCCACCCAGCCCGCACCCGTCCCGGCCCGGGGACAGCCGCTGTCTCCAGTCAGCACAAACCGTACCGTCCAGCGGAAAGATGGGGGCACGGAGGGCCCCCCGCAGAAGGCT GGCCAGGCCGCGGGGGACTCCCTCAGCAGCAGCTGCGGCGTCTGCGGGCAGCACGTGCATCTCATGCAGCGCCACCTGGCGGACGGGAGGCTGTACCACCGCGGCTGCTTCAG ATGCAAGCAGTGCTTCGGCACACTGCACTCGGGGGCCTACAGGGCCACAGGAGAGCCCGGCGTCTTCGTCTGCTCCAGCCATCACCCCGGAACCGCCTCTGCCAGCCCCACGTTGCCCAGCCTGGCCTCCAGGCGGTATGGAGCCATGTCCATGGACTCAGAGACCCCTGGAGGCCTGAGGAAGACGCGGGAGGCAAGCGGACAGAGAGATGTGGGGCCAAAGGCCAGGCTGCCTGGCTGGGACCCCGTGGCGGGCAGTGCGTCTGCCAGAGGTTCTGCTCCAGCTGCAACCGACCCGCCGGCCCCCGCTTCATCCCGAGTCCTCACGGGGAGCCCAGCTGCACCCAGGCTCCTGGTGGGCCCTGCAGGGGGTGAAGCCAGAACTCATGTGACCAGCAGCTCCCTGACGGTATGGCCATCGCCAGCAGGCAGACCCCGGCCCACCGGGACCCCAAGTGCCCTGGATCCTTGCCCGGCCACACCACAAGGCTGGGCCACACCCCGAGTCTCAGCCCCTCAGACCAAGCTCAGTTCCAGGCCAGCGTCTCCAGTGCCAGCAAGCACCCCGGCCTGGACCCCATCATCCTCTAAGACCCAGCAGGCTCGGGAGTGGTTCTTCCAGACCCCCGGAGCTGCCCCAGGCCCTGGCCCGGCTGCTGCAGATGCGCCTTCCAGGGATGGCCGCAAGGAGCAGGCACTGAGCTTCCTCCGCAAAACCCTCCCGGAGCTCGGGGCGCCCGGCAG AGCTGGAGGCCCCGGGTCCGAGTGCCAGAG ggcccccaccaccaccacccccgctCCCAGCTCCCATCCCAGATCTGAGGGGCCCAGAGCCAGTCCGCCAGCCAGGGCGTCACTGCCCACATCCCCACAGACCCTCAGCTCCCCGGCGAGGATGGGGCCTCCCGCCACCCCGGGTGTGGGCAGCACCTCACGGGCATCCCAGGAGGCCAAGAAGGGCTCGGCTGCCTCCTCAGGGGCTGTCGGGGCCGGTGCTGGCTCCAGGCTGAAGCCGGAGGCCCCGCTGGCCAAGG GCCCAGGCGCCAGCCCCCAGGGCAGCCCGGAGGACCAGCCGGCGGGGTGGAGGGCCCGCCTGAAGCCCGTGGAGAAGAGCCCTGCAGACAG GGCCCCGGAGGCAAAGGAACCTCAGGTCCTGGGAGAGCCGAGGGCAGGTGATGCAGCCGGGAAGGCGTCCGGGAGCTCCAAGGGGGGCATCCGCATCACGCTGAACTCTGTGCGGGTGGACAGGACGCCAGGCATGGCCGGCCCCGGGGCCAGCCTCCCAG CCGCGTCTGCGTCTGCATCCCCTCTCAGGAAGCTGGCCGTCCCTGCCAGCTTGGATGTTTCTGGCGACTGGCTGCAGCTTGAACCGTCGAGGAAGGAAGGCCCTGCCCAGagccagaaggaggaggagaaaggtcCTCCACAAGGCAAACCAG ggAGGCCTCCAGGCCCGGCCAGCGTAGCTGCTCTGCCTGCCAAGTCGGCAGCCTCCCCAGTCAGG CTGCACCCCGACGACATGCCGCCTGAGATCCAGCGGCAAGTGCAGGACATTGAGAGGCAGCTGGATGCCCTGGAGCTCCAGGGCGTGGAGCTGGAGAAGCGTCTGCGAGCGGCTGAGGGGG ATGACTCAGAGGATGCCCTCATGGTGGACTGGTTCCGGCTCGTCCACGAGAAGCAGCTGCTGTTAAGGCTGGAGTCGGAGCTGATGTACAA GGCCAGGGACCAGCGCCTGGAGGAGCAGCAGCTGGACCTCGAAGGGGAGCTGCGCCGGCTGATGGCCAAGCCGG AGGGTCTGAAGTCCCCCCAGGACCGGCAGCGGGAGCAGGATCTGCTGGACCAGTACGTGCACACGGTCAACAGCCGCAGCGACATCATCGACTTCCTGGATGAGGACCGGCTTAG ggagcaggaggaggacgAGGTGCTGCAGAGCATGATCCAGAAGCTGG ATCTGCAGAGGAGCAGCGAGGAGCAGAGGAAGAAGCCCAGATTCCGCTTGTCCAGCATCTGGTCCCCCAAGAGCCGGAGCAGGACCCCCGAGTAG
- the MICALL2 gene encoding MICAL-like protein 2 isoform X1, producing MAAIKALQQWCRQQCEGYLDVSITDMTTSFRDGLAFCAILHRHRPDLINFDALRKENVYENNKLAFSVAEEQLGIPALLDAEDMVALKVPDRLSILTYVSQYYNYFQRGASAERTAGVKRPSSNASEEPSGKKAPTQPTQPAPVPARGQPLSPVSTNRTVQRKDGGTEGPPQKAGQAAGDSLSSSCGVCGQHVHLMQRHLADGRLYHRGCFRCKQCFGTLHSGAYRATGEPGVFVCSSHHPGTASASPTLPSLASRRYGAMSMDSETPGGLRKTREASGQRDVGPKARLPGWDPVAGSASARGSAPAATDPPAPASSRVLTGSPAAPRLLVGPAGGEARTHVTSSSLTVWPSPAGRPRPTGTPSALDPCPATPQGWATPRVSAPQTKLSSRPASPVPASTPAWTPSSSKTQQAREWFFQTPGAAPGPGPAAADAPSRDGRKEQALSFLRKTLPELGAPGRAGGPGSECQRAPTTTTPAPSSHPRSEGPRASPPARASLPTSPQTLSSPARMGPPATPGVGSTSRASQEAKKGSAASSGAVGAGAGSRLKPEAPLAKGPGASPQGSPEDQPAGWRARLKPVEKSPADRAPEAKEPQVLGEPRAGDAAGKASGSSKGGIRITLNSVRVDRTPGMAGPGASLPAASASASPLRKLAVPASLDVSGDWLQLEPSRKEGPAQSQKEEEKGPPQGKPGRPPGPASVAALPAKSAASPVRLHPDDMPPEIQRQVQDIERQLDALELQGVELEKRLRAAEGDDSEDALMVDWFRLVHEKQLLLRLESELMYKARDQRLEEQQLDLEGELRRLMAKPEGLKSPQDRQREQDLLDQYVHTVNSRSDIIDFLDEDRLREQEEDEVLQSMIQKLDLQRSSEEQRKKPRFRLSSIWSPKSRSRTPE from the exons GCCTTCAGTGTGGCGGAGGAGCAGCTGGGCATCCCGGCCCTGCTGGACGCTGAGGACATGGTGGCCCTGAAGGTGCCCGACCGGCTGAGCATCCTGACCTACGTGTCCCAGTACTACAACTACTTCCAGAGGGGTGCCTCCG CTGAGCGCACGGCCGGTGTCAAAAGGCCGTCGTCCAATGCCAGTGAGGAGCCGTCTGGAAAGAAGGCCCCGACCCAGCCCACCCAGCCCGCACCCGTCCCGGCCCGGGGACAGCCGCTGTCTCCAGTCAGCACAAACCGTACCGTCCAGCGGAAAGATGGGGGCACGGAGGGCCCCCCGCAGAAGGCT GGCCAGGCCGCGGGGGACTCCCTCAGCAGCAGCTGCGGCGTCTGCGGGCAGCACGTGCATCTCATGCAGCGCCACCTGGCGGACGGGAGGCTGTACCACCGCGGCTGCTTCAG ATGCAAGCAGTGCTTCGGCACACTGCACTCGGGGGCCTACAGGGCCACAGGAGAGCCCGGCGTCTTCGTCTGCTCCAGCCATCACCCCGGAACCGCCTCTGCCAGCCCCACGTTGCCCAGCCTGGCCTCCAGGCGGTATGGAGCCATGTCCATGGACTCAGAGACCCCTGGAGGCCTGAGGAAGACGCGGGAGGCAAGCGGACAGAGAGATGTGGGGCCAAAGGCCAGGCTGCCTGGCTGGGACCCCGTGGCGGGCAGTGCGTCTGCCAGAGGTTCTGCTCCAGCTGCAACCGACCCGCCGGCCCCCGCTTCATCCCGAGTCCTCACGGGGAGCCCAGCTGCACCCAGGCTCCTGGTGGGCCCTGCAGGGGGTGAAGCCAGAACTCATGTGACCAGCAGCTCCCTGACGGTATGGCCATCGCCAGCAGGCAGACCCCGGCCCACCGGGACCCCAAGTGCCCTGGATCCTTGCCCGGCCACACCACAAGGCTGGGCCACACCCCGAGTCTCAGCCCCTCAGACCAAGCTCAGTTCCAGGCCAGCGTCTCCAGTGCCAGCAAGCACCCCGGCCTGGACCCCATCATCCTCTAAGACCCAGCAGGCTCGGGAGTGGTTCTTCCAGACCCCCGGAGCTGCCCCAGGCCCTGGCCCGGCTGCTGCAGATGCGCCTTCCAGGGATGGCCGCAAGGAGCAGGCACTGAGCTTCCTCCGCAAAACCCTCCCGGAGCTCGGGGCGCCCGGCAG AGCTGGAGGCCCCGGGTCCGAGTGCCAGAG ggcccccaccaccaccacccccgctCCCAGCTCCCATCCCAGATCTGAGGGGCCCAGAGCCAGTCCGCCAGCCAGGGCGTCACTGCCCACATCCCCACAGACCCTCAGCTCCCCGGCGAGGATGGGGCCTCCCGCCACCCCGGGTGTGGGCAGCACCTCACGGGCATCCCAGGAGGCCAAGAAGGGCTCGGCTGCCTCCTCAGGGGCTGTCGGGGCCGGTGCTGGCTCCAGGCTGAAGCCGGAGGCCCCGCTGGCCAAGG GCCCAGGCGCCAGCCCCCAGGGCAGCCCGGAGGACCAGCCGGCGGGGTGGAGGGCCCGCCTGAAGCCCGTGGAGAAGAGCCCTGCAGACAG GGCCCCGGAGGCAAAGGAACCTCAGGTCCTGGGAGAGCCGAGGGCAGGTGATGCAGCCGGGAAGGCGTCCGGGAGCTCCAAGGGGGGCATCCGCATCACGCTGAACTCTGTGCGGGTGGACAGGACGCCAGGCATGGCCGGCCCCGGGGCCAGCCTCCCAG CCGCGTCTGCGTCTGCATCCCCTCTCAGGAAGCTGGCCGTCCCTGCCAGCTTGGATGTTTCTGGCGACTGGCTGCAGCTTGAACCGTCGAGGAAGGAAGGCCCTGCCCAGagccagaaggaggaggagaaaggtcCTCCACAAGGCAAACCAG ggAGGCCTCCAGGCCCGGCCAGCGTAGCTGCTCTGCCTGCCAAGTCGGCAGCCTCCCCAGTCAGG CTGCACCCCGACGACATGCCGCCTGAGATCCAGCGGCAAGTGCAGGACATTGAGAGGCAGCTGGATGCCCTGGAGCTCCAGGGCGTGGAGCTGGAGAAGCGTCTGCGAGCGGCTGAGGGGG ATGACTCAGAGGATGCCCTCATGGTGGACTGGTTCCGGCTCGTCCACGAGAAGCAGCTGCTGTTAAGGCTGGAGTCGGAGCTGATGTACAA GGCCAGGGACCAGCGCCTGGAGGAGCAGCAGCTGGACCTCGAAGGGGAGCTGCGCCGGCTGATGGCCAAGCCGG AGGGTCTGAAGTCCCCCCAGGACCGGCAGCGGGAGCAGGATCTGCTGGACCAGTACGTGCACACGGTCAACAGCCGCAGCGACATCATCGACTTCCTGGATGAGGACCGGCTTAG ggagcaggaggaggacgAGGTGCTGCAGAGCATGATCCAGAAGCTGG ATCTGCAGAGGAGCAGCGAGGAGCAGAGGAAGAAGCCCAGATTCCGCTTGTCCAGCATCTGGTCCCCCAAGAGCCGGAGCAGGACCCCCGAGTAG
- the LOC123465333 gene encoding uncharacterized protein LOC123465333, whose amino-acid sequence MGLLAPSWPGGADRLDVSLPGARAGPDLCKPHRLLAPTPLVGSPSRSVTLTFEVKASWAPVGRVPGVQQGRARHRPARPRVRGPRSLRAGLREQSFSQPRPASSAAPARAPGLQSASLPGLSLPAWHGGSQPCLPVGSAATAEPTMVVPPWGPSATAKHGHSPPGGRAHPAAGPTRQQGPADVARRSRAPSLDTVLGCVFGDGCVPGALMGPTRWPGASLTDFQGRGDARTKAWLCGGSGV is encoded by the exons ATGGGCCTGCTGGCTCCTTCCTGGCCTGGTGGCGCAGACAGGCTAGACGTGAGCCTTCCAGGAGCCAGGGCAGGGCCGGATCTCTGCAAACCGCACCGGCTGCTGGCCCCCACACCCCTCGTGGGATCCCCGTCTAGATCTGTGACTTTGACCTTTGAGGTAAAGGCCAGCTGGGCCCCTGTGGGCCGCGTTCCTGGCGTCCAGCAAGGGAGAGCCAGGCACCGCCCTGCCCGACCCCGGGTAAGGGGGCCACGGTCCCTCAGGGCAGGCCTGAGGGAGCAGAGCTTCTCGCAGCCCAGACCTGCGTCCTCGGCAGCGCCAGCCCGGGCCCCTGGACTGCAGTCAGCCTCCCTCCCAGGGCTCAGCCTCCCAGCCTGGCATGGCGGGTCACAGCCGTGTCTTCCTGTGGGGTCTGCAGCCACCGCGGAGCCCACCATGGTGGTCCCGCCCTGGGGACCCTCGGCAACAGCGAAGCACGGACACTCCCCACCCGGCGGCAGGGCCCACCCGGCGGCAGGGCCCACCCGGCAGCAGGGCCCCGCAG ACGTGGCCCGGAGGAGCCGTGCCCCATCGCTGGACACGGTGCTGGGCTGTGTGTTTGGAGACGGCTGTGTCCCGGGGGCCCTCATGGGGCCCACACGCTGGCCTGGGGCCTCACTGACGGACTTTCAGGGCAGAGGCGATGCTCGAACCAAGGCCTGGCTGTGTGGAGGGTCCGGGGTGTGA
- the MICALL2 gene encoding MICAL-like protein 2 isoform X3 produces MAAIKALQQWCRQQCEGYLDVSITDMTTSFRDGLAFCAILHRHRPDLINFDALRKENVYENNKLAFSVAEEQLGIPALLDAEDMVALKVPDRLSILTYVSQYYNYFQRGASAERTAGVKRPSSNASEEPSGKKAPTQPTQPAPVPARGQPLSPVSTNRTVQRKDGGTEGPPQKAGQAAGDSLSSSCGVCGQHVHLMQRHLADGRLYHRGCFRCKQCFGTLHSGAYRATGEPGVFVCSSHHPGTASASPTLPSLASRRYGAMSMDSETPGGLRKTREASGQRDVGPKARLPGWDPVAGSASARGSAPAATDPPAPASSRVLTGSPAAPRLLVGPAGGEARTHVTSSSLTVWPSPAGRPRPTGTPSALDPCPATPQGWATPRVSAPQTKLSSRPASPVPASTPAWTPSSSKTQQAREWFFQTPGAAPGPGPAAADAPSRDGRKEQALSFLRKTLPELGAPGRAGGPGSECQRAPTTTTPAPSSHPRSEGPRASPPARASLPTSPQTLSSPARMGPPATPGVGSTSRASQEAKKGSAASSGAVGAGAGSRLKPEAPLAKGPGASPQGSPEDQPAGWRARLKPVEKSPADRAPEAKEPQVLGEPRAGDAAGKASGSSKGGIRITLNSVRVDRTPGMAGPGASLPAASASASPLRKLAVPASLDVSGDWLQLEPSRKEGPAQSQKEEEKGPPQGKPGRPPGPASVAALPAKSAASPVRLHPDDMPPEIQRQVQDIERQLDALELQGVELEKRLRAAEGDDSEDALMVDWFRLVHEKQLLLRLESELMYKARDQRLEEQQLDLEGELRRLMAKPEGLKSPQDRQREQDLLDQYVHTVNSRSDIIDFLDEDRLRRRTRCCRA; encoded by the exons GCCTTCAGTGTGGCGGAGGAGCAGCTGGGCATCCCGGCCCTGCTGGACGCTGAGGACATGGTGGCCCTGAAGGTGCCCGACCGGCTGAGCATCCTGACCTACGTGTCCCAGTACTACAACTACTTCCAGAGGGGTGCCTCCG CTGAGCGCACGGCCGGTGTCAAAAGGCCGTCGTCCAATGCCAGTGAGGAGCCGTCTGGAAAGAAGGCCCCGACCCAGCCCACCCAGCCCGCACCCGTCCCGGCCCGGGGACAGCCGCTGTCTCCAGTCAGCACAAACCGTACCGTCCAGCGGAAAGATGGGGGCACGGAGGGCCCCCCGCAGAAGGCT GGCCAGGCCGCGGGGGACTCCCTCAGCAGCAGCTGCGGCGTCTGCGGGCAGCACGTGCATCTCATGCAGCGCCACCTGGCGGACGGGAGGCTGTACCACCGCGGCTGCTTCAG ATGCAAGCAGTGCTTCGGCACACTGCACTCGGGGGCCTACAGGGCCACAGGAGAGCCCGGCGTCTTCGTCTGCTCCAGCCATCACCCCGGAACCGCCTCTGCCAGCCCCACGTTGCCCAGCCTGGCCTCCAGGCGGTATGGAGCCATGTCCATGGACTCAGAGACCCCTGGAGGCCTGAGGAAGACGCGGGAGGCAAGCGGACAGAGAGATGTGGGGCCAAAGGCCAGGCTGCCTGGCTGGGACCCCGTGGCGGGCAGTGCGTCTGCCAGAGGTTCTGCTCCAGCTGCAACCGACCCGCCGGCCCCCGCTTCATCCCGAGTCCTCACGGGGAGCCCAGCTGCACCCAGGCTCCTGGTGGGCCCTGCAGGGGGTGAAGCCAGAACTCATGTGACCAGCAGCTCCCTGACGGTATGGCCATCGCCAGCAGGCAGACCCCGGCCCACCGGGACCCCAAGTGCCCTGGATCCTTGCCCGGCCACACCACAAGGCTGGGCCACACCCCGAGTCTCAGCCCCTCAGACCAAGCTCAGTTCCAGGCCAGCGTCTCCAGTGCCAGCAAGCACCCCGGCCTGGACCCCATCATCCTCTAAGACCCAGCAGGCTCGGGAGTGGTTCTTCCAGACCCCCGGAGCTGCCCCAGGCCCTGGCCCGGCTGCTGCAGATGCGCCTTCCAGGGATGGCCGCAAGGAGCAGGCACTGAGCTTCCTCCGCAAAACCCTCCCGGAGCTCGGGGCGCCCGGCAG AGCTGGAGGCCCCGGGTCCGAGTGCCAGAG ggcccccaccaccaccacccccgctCCCAGCTCCCATCCCAGATCTGAGGGGCCCAGAGCCAGTCCGCCAGCCAGGGCGTCACTGCCCACATCCCCACAGACCCTCAGCTCCCCGGCGAGGATGGGGCCTCCCGCCACCCCGGGTGTGGGCAGCACCTCACGGGCATCCCAGGAGGCCAAGAAGGGCTCGGCTGCCTCCTCAGGGGCTGTCGGGGCCGGTGCTGGCTCCAGGCTGAAGCCGGAGGCCCCGCTGGCCAAGG GCCCAGGCGCCAGCCCCCAGGGCAGCCCGGAGGACCAGCCGGCGGGGTGGAGGGCCCGCCTGAAGCCCGTGGAGAAGAGCCCTGCAGACAG GGCCCCGGAGGCAAAGGAACCTCAGGTCCTGGGAGAGCCGAGGGCAGGTGATGCAGCCGGGAAGGCGTCCGGGAGCTCCAAGGGGGGCATCCGCATCACGCTGAACTCTGTGCGGGTGGACAGGACGCCAGGCATGGCCGGCCCCGGGGCCAGCCTCCCAG CCGCGTCTGCGTCTGCATCCCCTCTCAGGAAGCTGGCCGTCCCTGCCAGCTTGGATGTTTCTGGCGACTGGCTGCAGCTTGAACCGTCGAGGAAGGAAGGCCCTGCCCAGagccagaaggaggaggagaaaggtcCTCCACAAGGCAAACCAG ggAGGCCTCCAGGCCCGGCCAGCGTAGCTGCTCTGCCTGCCAAGTCGGCAGCCTCCCCAGTCAGG CTGCACCCCGACGACATGCCGCCTGAGATCCAGCGGCAAGTGCAGGACATTGAGAGGCAGCTGGATGCCCTGGAGCTCCAGGGCGTGGAGCTGGAGAAGCGTCTGCGAGCGGCTGAGGGGG ATGACTCAGAGGATGCCCTCATGGTGGACTGGTTCCGGCTCGTCCACGAGAAGCAGCTGCTGTTAAGGCTGGAGTCGGAGCTGATGTACAA GGCCAGGGACCAGCGCCTGGAGGAGCAGCAGCTGGACCTCGAAGGGGAGCTGCGCCGGCTGATGGCCAAGCCGG AGGGTCTGAAGTCCCCCCAGGACCGGCAGCGGGAGCAGGATCTGCTGGACCAGTACGTGCACACGGTCAACAGCCGCAGCGACATCATCGACTTCCTGGATGAGGACCGGCTTAG gaggaggacgAGGTGCTGCAGAGCATGA